A genomic stretch from Corynebacterium terpenotabidum Y-11 includes:
- a CDS encoding NUDIX hydrolase: protein MVDSHIHNAASPAPVSPRHASTVMLLRDTLSGPEVYVQERASTMQFCAEMTVFPGGGVDARDMPGDVDGDGVTSPEIGWQGPSTDWWADRLRTTPEMARALVCAAVRETFEETGTLLAGHADGRTVADTTAYLPERADLENHRLAFTDFMDRHGLLLRGDLLRPWANWVTPEQQPIRYDTAFFVASMPEGQTTSGDTREATSTGWFRPGTLLDGWRNRKIYLMPPTWSQLKMLDTFRSVEEVMDFAAQLTVDPVVKEPVDLPYMAEYYLMETRMYGYPERVFAPGMKFAVDPEDLPPNPFQ from the coding sequence ATGGTCGACAGTCACATCCACAACGCCGCGTCCCCGGCGCCGGTGAGCCCCCGGCACGCCTCCACGGTGATGCTGTTGCGGGACACGCTCAGTGGGCCGGAGGTCTACGTGCAAGAACGCGCCAGCACCATGCAGTTCTGTGCTGAGATGACAGTGTTCCCCGGCGGAGGAGTGGATGCCAGGGACATGCCCGGTGACGTCGACGGGGACGGGGTGACCTCGCCGGAGATCGGGTGGCAGGGGCCGTCCACCGACTGGTGGGCCGACAGGTTGCGGACCACCCCGGAGATGGCCAGGGCACTGGTGTGCGCCGCGGTGCGGGAGACCTTCGAGGAGACGGGGACGTTGCTCGCCGGCCACGCTGACGGACGCACCGTGGCGGACACCACCGCCTACCTTCCGGAGCGGGCGGACCTGGAGAACCACCGGCTGGCCTTCACCGACTTCATGGACCGGCACGGACTGCTCCTGCGTGGGGACCTCCTGCGTCCCTGGGCGAACTGGGTGACCCCCGAACAACAGCCGATCCGGTATGACACGGCGTTCTTCGTCGCCTCGATGCCGGAGGGACAGACGACCTCGGGGGACACCCGCGAGGCGACGTCCACCGGATGGTTCCGACCCGGGACGCTCCTCGATGGCTGGCGGAACCGCAAGATCTATCTCATGCCACCGACCTGGTCGCAGTTGAAGATGCTGGACACCTTCCGGAGTGTCGAAGAAGTGATGGATTTCGCCGCGCAACTGACGGTGGATCCGGTGGTGAAGGAACCGGTCGATCTGCCGTATATGGCGGAGTACTACCTCATGGAGACGCGGATGTACGGCTATCCGGAACGCGTGTTCGCTCCCGGGATGAAGTTCGCCGTCGACCCGGAGGACCTGCCTCCGAACCCCTTCCAGTGA
- a CDS encoding ABC transporter ATP-binding protein encodes MGHHGGVSDALNDPTLISSPATAAALDEDLVLDIRDISVLRNGRALLDHVSWQVEVDERWILLGPNGAGKTTLMSIAAAMLFPSTGTVRIAGETLGRTDVRELRTAVGLSSAAFAHRIPGEEKVIDLVISAGYNVLGRWKEEYDAGDRGRALEILEGVGALHLVDQSWQTLSEGERKRVLIARALMTDPEMLLLDEPGAGLDLGGREDLVAMLSVMAEDPDAPAMVLVTHHVEEIPPGFTHGLILDEGQVVAQGLLDDVMTAENLTRAYHQPITLQVEDGRYFARRAPRTARSRRRS; translated from the coding sequence ATGGGGCACCATGGGGGCGTGAGCGATGCACTGAACGACCCGACCCTGATCTCCTCCCCGGCGACGGCTGCGGCCCTGGACGAGGACCTCGTCCTGGATATCCGGGATATCAGTGTGCTGCGCAACGGCCGGGCGTTGCTGGATCATGTCAGCTGGCAGGTGGAGGTCGACGAGCGGTGGATCCTGCTCGGCCCCAACGGCGCCGGTAAGACCACGCTGATGTCGATCGCCGCGGCGATGCTGTTCCCCTCCACCGGAACGGTGCGCATTGCCGGGGAGACCCTCGGAAGGACAGATGTCCGTGAACTCCGGACCGCGGTGGGCCTGTCATCCGCCGCGTTCGCCCACCGTATTCCCGGTGAAGAGAAGGTCATCGACCTGGTGATCTCAGCGGGGTACAACGTGCTGGGCCGGTGGAAAGAGGAGTACGACGCCGGAGACCGTGGTCGGGCTCTGGAGATTCTCGAGGGGGTCGGTGCGCTGCACCTCGTCGACCAGTCCTGGCAGACCCTGAGCGAGGGGGAGCGTAAACGGGTGCTCATCGCCCGGGCATTGATGACGGACCCGGAGATGCTGCTGCTCGACGAGCCGGGTGCGGGCCTCGACCTTGGCGGTCGGGAGGACCTCGTGGCCATGCTCTCGGTGATGGCGGAGGACCCGGACGCCCCGGCCATGGTCCTGGTGACCCACCATGTTGAGGAGATTCCGCCGGGATTCACCCACGGTCTCATCCTCGACGAGGGGCAGGTGGTCGCACAGGGCCTGCTTGACGATGTCATGACCGCGGAGAACCTCACGCGCGCCTACCACCAGCCGATCACCCTGCAGGTCGAGGACGGCCGCTATTTCGCCCGCCGTGCCCCGCGGACCGCACGGTCCCGACGGCGTAGCTGA